Proteins encoded by one window of Culicoides brevitarsis isolate CSIRO-B50_1 chromosome 2, AGI_CSIRO_Cbre_v1, whole genome shotgun sequence:
- the LOC134831083 gene encoding beta-1,3-galactosyltransferase 1-like, translating into MRLFRSYLTKLRLHWFLLVYIFLVFSVMLLFLPSYSLQLEIYGKVTDQSYLLRDTNTSHYIKPSIETHFTDVPKDFLSYARLLGAYRSLGVFVTSDVRHRDRRRAIRATWGRVLRPKPVFILGKSSNPVDNEIAEEEAELYKDVIIEDFNESYQNLTIKTMFALKHFLRLMPDEKYFLKIDDDVFLNVFNLNKIMKKYENFPPGIIGHLESQRFAHRDRESKWFTPRWMFTEEKLPDFINGPAYLISGQVVRKIYNEALSTTLLTLEDVFLTGIVANAKLQVPLYQNDGFEDYYSIDNLINRDCFYRSVLTIHRMTNMEQMIDVWKRLKKNHEPCWEI; encoded by the exons ATGCGACTTTTTCGCTCATATTTGACGAAACTTCGTCTCCATTGGTTTTTACTCGTTTACATCTTTCTCGTTTTCTCGGTAATGCTTCTTTTTTTGCCTTCTTACTCGCTGCAACTCGAAATTTACGGAAAAGTAACGGACCAGAGTTATTTACTTCGCGACACAAATACGAGTCATTACATAAAACCCTCGATCGAAACGCATTTCACGGATGTCCCGAaggattttttgtcttatgcGAGACTTTTGGGAGCTTATCGGAGCCTTGGAGTGTTTGTGACGTCAGATGTGAGGCACCGGGATCGTCGAAGAGCGATTCGAGCGACATGGGGACGCGTTTTGAGACCAAAACcggtttttattttaggaaaaagttcaaatccaGTGGATAACGAGATCGCCGAGGAAGAAGCTGAACTTTACAAAGACGTCataattgaagattttaacgaaagttatcaaaatttgacgaTAAAAACGATGTTCGCTTTGAAACATTTCCTCAGATTGATGCCTGACGAGAAATATTTCCTCAAAATTGACGATGATGTCTTTTTAAATGTCTTTAACTTGaacaaaatcatgaaaaaatacgaaaatttccCTCCCGGAATTATCGGGCATCTCGAATCCCAAAGATTTGCTCATCGCGATCGTGAAAGTAAATGGTTCACGCCTCGATGGATGTTCACCGAAGAAAAACTCCCGGATTTCATCAATGGTCCAGCGTATCTCATCTCAGGACAAGTCGTGAGAAAAATCTACAACGAAGCTCTAAGCACAACTCTCTTAACGTTAGAAGACGTTTTTCTCACTGGAATCGTTGCCAATGCCAAACTTCAAGTCCCGCTGTATCAAAATGACGGCTTTGAAGATTACTATTCGATCGATAATTTGATCAATCGCGATTGTTTTTATCG aTCCGTTCTGACAATTCATCGAATGACGAATATGGAACAAATGATTGACGTTTGGAAacgtttgaagaaaaatcatgaGCCGTGTTgggaaatttga